The Streptomyces sp. NBC_00224 genome has a window encoding:
- a CDS encoding MerR family transcriptional regulator gives MPTTLQLELRFKSNAGTDEKHEERNVRMTIGQLAEITGVPASAIRYWERHSLLPAPERESRQRRYPPEAAERITVLRKCQQAGLTLAEISEFQRDQPHREAMIRAKITEIEQRMVDLDHAHQLLTHAVKCSEDDIVRCPKFREQMAGWHTPKATP, from the coding sequence GTGCCGACCACTCTCCAACTTGAACTAAGGTTCAAGTCAAATGCCGGCACCGACGAGAAGCACGAGGAGCGGAACGTGCGCATGACGATCGGCCAACTCGCCGAGATCACCGGAGTGCCCGCTTCGGCCATCCGGTACTGGGAGCGGCACAGCCTGCTGCCCGCACCCGAACGCGAGAGCAGGCAGCGGCGCTATCCGCCGGAGGCCGCCGAGCGGATCACGGTGCTGCGCAAGTGCCAGCAAGCCGGGCTGACCCTGGCCGAGATCAGCGAGTTCCAGCGGGACCAGCCGCACAGAGAGGCGATGATCCGCGCCAAGATCACCGAGATCGAGCAGCGCATGGTCGATCTCGACCACGCCCACCAGCTCCTGACGCATGCCGTCAAGTGCAGCGAGGACGACATCGTCAGGTGCCCGAAGTTCCGGGAGCAGATGGCGGGGTGGCACACACCGAAGGCGACGCCGTGA
- a CDS encoding class II aldolase/adducin family protein, with the protein MSDTYLVKERADQLVEAAEKLFAAGVMSHSGHANLSARLDGESLLLTPGFVHGLRPEQLATVSFDGQVLAGELQSVSAEIIAMHSAVYRARPHVGAIIHTHSPSATAFAVAHRPLPCRTEPMLRFGQAEDVPVVPWGPRGSDVSVRGIADVLERCPTTSAVLLANHGLLVFGPDSAATAHLVVAIEESAEAEIAAAAIGGAVDFPPGAQEAVRAAIAKATA; encoded by the coding sequence ATGAGCGACACGTACCTGGTGAAAGAGCGGGCCGACCAGCTGGTGGAGGCCGCGGAGAAGCTCTTCGCGGCCGGGGTGATGTCCCACTCCGGGCACGCCAACCTGAGCGCCAGGCTCGACGGTGAAAGCCTCCTGCTGACGCCGGGGTTCGTCCACGGACTGCGGCCCGAGCAACTGGCGACGGTGAGTTTCGACGGGCAGGTCCTGGCGGGCGAACTGCAGTCCGTCAGCGCCGAGATCATCGCGATGCACAGCGCCGTGTACAGGGCCCGGCCCCACGTGGGCGCGATCATCCACACCCACTCGCCCTCCGCCACCGCCTTCGCCGTCGCCCACCGGCCGCTGCCGTGCCGCACCGAGCCGATGCTGCGCTTCGGGCAGGCCGAGGACGTCCCGGTGGTTCCCTGGGGACCTCGTGGGTCGGACGTGTCGGTGCGCGGAATCGCCGACGTCCTGGAGCGGTGCCCGACGACGTCCGCGGTCCTGCTGGCCAACCACGGCCTCCTGGTGTTCGGCCCGGATTCGGCGGCCACCGCCCACCTCGTGGTGGCGATCGAGGAGAGCGCCGAGGCCGAGATCGCCGCGGCGGCGATCGGCGGAGCCGTGGACTTCCCTCCGGGCGCCCAGGAGGCGGTACGCGCCGCGATCGCGAAGGCCACGGCATGA
- a CDS encoding carboxymuconolactone decarboxylase family protein, protein MTDETLASRTEAVRDRYRSTLGTVPSGVQERLRLAQEFDRLPTEEAIAALRHIVLTDNPLGARVQQLVHFGQLLALGRAHPARIHAQGALHAGAGIADLIGVAETALITAGVPAYALGTEIIAELLPPGEGDEDGPTHPPGGRVPL, encoded by the coding sequence ATGACCGACGAGACCCTCGCCTCCCGTACGGAAGCCGTACGCGACCGCTACCGCTCCACCCTCGGAACCGTTCCGAGCGGGGTACAGGAGCGGCTGCGCCTGGCCCAGGAATTCGACCGGCTCCCGACCGAAGAGGCGATCGCGGCACTGCGCCACATCGTGCTGACCGACAATCCGCTGGGAGCGCGGGTGCAGCAACTCGTCCACTTCGGACAGCTGCTGGCCCTCGGCCGGGCACACCCCGCCCGGATCCACGCCCAGGGCGCACTCCACGCCGGAGCCGGCATCGCCGACCTCATCGGCGTCGCCGAGACCGCGCTCATCACCGCGGGCGTGCCGGCGTACGCACTCGGCACCGAGATCATCGCCGAACTCCTGCCGCCTGGCGAGGGTGACGAGGACGGGCCAACCCATCCACCCGGTGGCCGGGTTCCGCTCTGA